GGGTGAGGGCCAGCACCACCACCCCGACGGGCACGTTGACCAGGAACACCGCACGCCATCCGGCCGCCCCGACCAGGGCGCCCCCGGCGATCGGGCCGGCCGCGACGGCGGCACCGCTGACCGCGGCCCACACCGAGACGGCGCGTGCCCGCGCGGCGGGCTCCGGGTACAGCCGGCCGATCATCGCCATGGAGGCGGGTACGCACGCCGCGGCGGCGGCGCCCGAGAGCGCCCGGAGCACCAGCAGGGCGGCAAGGCCGGGGGCGACGGAGCTGAGCAGGGACGCGAGGACGAACACCGCGACGCCGCCCCGGAAGAGCCGCTCGGCACCGTACTTGTCGGCCGCCGCCCCCGCCGGGAGCAGCAGCGCCGCGAAGGCCACGGTGTAGCCGGTGACCGCCCATTGGAGTCCGGCCGTCGAAGTGGCCAGGGAGGAGGCGAGATCGGGTTCGGCGACCGACAGCACCGTGGTGTCGAGGAGCACCATGAAATAGCCCAGCGAGATGCCGGTGAGCGCGAGGGCACGCCATCTCCTCGGCAGGGAACGGCCCTGTGAATCGGGCAGGTTGACGACAGCCATGAGGGGACGGCCTCCAGGGGGGTCGGGGCGGGACGGCTCACTCTGGCCGCTCCGGCGCGGGCGCTCCACCGGCTGCCCCGCACACCGCGTTCGGAATTTCCGAACGCTCCGCCGGGTTCTCCTCCGACATGGAGTTACGCCAACTCAGGTCCTTCGCCGCCGTCGTGGAGCACCGGACGGTGACCGGCGCGGCCGTCGCGCTCGGGCTGGCCCCCTCGTCGGTCTCGCAGCAGATCCGCACCCTCGAAACGGCCCTCGGGGTCACCCTGTTCGTCCGGGGCCCCGGAGGGATGGAGCTGACCCCCGCGGGGCAGCGGATGCGCGGCTGGGCGCGTTCCCTGCTCGACACCGCCGAACAGGCCGTCCACGACGTCAGGACCGGGCGCCGGAACCTGCGGCTCGGCGCGCTGGAGACCCTGGCCGGCTCGCACGTCCCACTGATCCTCACCCGGCTGGCCGAGCGGCGGCCCGGCCTCGACGTCGATGTGCGCTCCGACCGCACCCGCGAGGGGCTGTTCGCCGACGTGGTGGCGGGGCGCCTCGACGCGGCCCTGCTCCTGGACTCGGGCGAGGAGATCGGCGCACTGGGGTTCCCCCCGCCCGCCGAACCCCTGGCCTTCGTCGATCTCGACCCGGTCCCGCTCGTCCTGGTCTCGGCGCCCGGGCACCCGCTGGCCGGCCGGACGGCGCTGACCCCGGCGGACCTCGACGGCGTACGGCTGCTGGTCAACGTTCCCGAGTGCTCCTTCTGGATGGCCGGGGAGCGGGCTCTCGGCGCCGGGCCCGAGCGGATCCGGGCAGGCGGGGTCCCCGTGATGCGCGCCTGGGCCGAACACGGCCTCGGGATCTCGCTGCTGCCCCGCTTCGCGGTCGCCGACAGCCTCCGGACCGGCGTCCTGGTCCCCCTCGGCCTGCCCCTCCCCGACCTCTGCCTGCGTCTCGTCTGGCGCGCGGACCGCGAGTCGGCCCTGCCGGGCCTGCGCGAGACCCTCTACGCCGCAGCCGGCCCGTACCCGGACGCGCGGCCCGGGCACCCGTGACCGCCCCGCGCCTCTGGCCGCCCCGCACCCGTGGCGGGCGCGCGCCCGTGACCGCCCCGCGCCCCTGGCCGCCCCGCGCCCGTGACCGCCCCGCACCCGTGGCGGGCGCGCGCCGGTCGCCCACCGCGCACCGCGGCAGGAGAGTGGAGGCATGGGTGCCCGAGCGCGCGAGACGCGTGATCCGTTCGAAGCCGAGGGGGCCGCGGCCCGGCAGGCCATGGTGCGGCTCATCGTGGCCGGCGGCGGGCTGCGCGACCTCGGCTGGCGCGCGGCCTTCGAGGACGTGCCGCGCCACCTGTTCGTGCCGTACTACTACGAGGGCGGGCTCCTCGGCGCCGTGCGCCTGTGGTGCGAGGACGCCGACCCCGTACGCCGCGAGCAGTGGCTGCGCGGGGCGTACGCGGACGGGCCGCTGGCCACCCGGATGAAGGACGGCGAGCTCGTCTCCTCCAGCAGCCAGCCCTCCCTGATGGCGCTCATGCTCGACGAACTCGACGTGCGCGACGGCCAGACCGTGCTGGAGATCGGCGCGGGCACCGGCTACAACGCGGCCCTGCTCGCCCACCGGCTCGGTGACCGGGCGGTCACCACCGTCGATCTCGACCCGGAGATCACCGAGTCCGCCCGCCGCCACCTTGCCGCAGCCGGATACCGCCCCACCGTCGTCACCGGCGACGGGGCGCGCGGCTGCCCCGGACGGAGCCCGTACGACCGGATCATCGCGACCTGCACCCTGCCGCTGATCCCCGAGGACTGGCTCGCCCAGTGCGCCCCGGACGCACGCGTCCTGGCCCCCTTCGCCACCGGCCTGATCTCGCTCCGGGTACGGGATTCGGCGGGCGGACGCCGGGCGGAGGGGCACTTCCTGCACACCCCGGCGTTCTTCGTACCGCTGCGAGGGACACCGGAGCGGACCGGGGGGCCGGCCCGGCGGATGACGGGGAACGACCTCTTCTCGTTCCTGCTCACGCTGGCGGGCGGCTCGCTCGGTGCGGACGAGGCGATGAACCTCTGGGAGGGGGAGGGACGCCCCGGCCGGGAGCGCTTCGGCCTGACCGTCGACCGGGATCGCCAGTGGGCCTGGCTCGACGACCCCGAGGGCCCGTACGTATGGCCCCTCACCGGCCACCAGGGGCGGTGAGGGGCCATGACGGCGTCAGGCCGCGTCCGACGGCGGAATCAGCCCCGGCGGACCGTGATCGTCGTCCACGCGCCGACATGCACCTGGTCGCCGTCCTGGAGCGGAACCGGCACGTAGGGCTGGATCGGGTCCTCGGCACCGTTGAGCGTGGTGCCGTTGGTGGAGTTCTGGTCCACCACCGCCCAGCCCCCGTCCGGCTGCTTCACCAGGATCGCGTGCTGGTGCGAGACGCCCGGGTCCTCCGGCGGCACCGACAGGTCGATGTCGGGCGACTCGCCGGTGCTGTGCCGGCGGCGTCCGATGGTGACCTGGCTGCCCGCGAGTTCGAGGTGCTGCTCGGGGGAGTACGCGGGCAGGTTCAGCCCGGTCGCCTCCGGGCCGCTGCGCTGCATCATCGCCAGGAAGTAGTCACGGTCGGGCGCGATCACCGCGGTCCAGGTGGCGGCCCGCTGAGGCTCCTGCCCACCGGGACCCGCCTGCCCACCGGGACCGCCCTGCGCTCCGGGGCCGCCGGGACCCGCCTGGGCGCCCGGGAAGCCGCCCTGGCCGGGGAAGGGCGGCGAGAAGGCCACCTGCTGCGGACTCTGCTGCTGGAAGGGGTGCGGCGGCTGCTGGTGCGCGGGCGCGTGCGGCGCCTGCGTCCGGCCCTGGGCCTGCGAGGGCGGCGGCAGCATCCAGTCGTCCGCCTCCGGCGGGGAGGACGGACCGGGCGCGGGCGGCGCGCTCTGCTGGAACGCCTGCGGCGGGCTCTGCTGGTACGCGGCCGGCGGTCCCTGCTGGAACGCGGCAGGCGGCGGCCCCTGCTGTCCCGGCTGGCCCGGCTGGTTCTGCGGGAAGGACTGCTGCCCGGGGTGGCCGGGGTGGCCGGGCTGCCCGGGGAACTGGGGCTGTCCAGCCTGCGGGAACGGCGACTGCTGCTCCTGCGGACCCGGCCGGCCCTGCTGCGCCTGGGGGAAGGCCGGGGGCTGCTGGTTCTGCTGGAAGGCGCTCGGCGGCGCCTGCCGGCCGTCGCGGTCCGGCACGAGCGGCTCCGCCGGGCGGTTCAGCTGCGAGGGACGCGAGCCCTGGTACTCGAAGGGGTCACGCGGCTGCGGGGGCTGCGGGCCCGGAGCGTGCGGAGCCGGGGGTGCCTGCCGGGGGCCGGGCTGCGCCTGGAAGCCGGGCGGCAGATTGAGGCCGGGCGCCTGCCCGCCACCGGCGCCGGGCTGCGGAGCCAGCGGGGTGTACGAGGTCGCCGTGTTGGTGAGGAAGTTCCACCGGCACTCCTCGCAGAACGGCCCACCGGGCTCGCGCGGGGTACGGCACTGCGGGCAGAGCTCGACTCCGGCCGTCGGCTGTCCACCGGGGCCGGGGCCCTGCGGATATCCGTATCCGGGCGCGGGCGGCGGAGGCGGGGGCGGAGGGACCGCACCGGGCGTACCGGCTCCGGTCATGCGATGTCCGCAGACCTCGCACCAGTCCTCGGAACCCGACTGGTGTCCGTTCGGGCAGGTCGGCATGTCGGCGCTTCCCCCTCTCCTCGTCCGGCCCGGGGGCCGTCATGCTGGTCGATCGCCGTACGCGCGGCGGGGCGGAGGGCCCGCCCTCGGCCGTGCGGACGACTCTGTCGCTCGGCTTCGTCTGTGTCGTTCTCTTGCTACTTCTTGACGCGAACGGTCTTGGTGGAGCGCGTTTCGAGGGTCATCTCGTCCGCTTCCGCAACCTTCGCTTTCAGTCGCACAGTACCCGTCGCGGCGTCGACCACGTCGACCACCTTCGAAAGCAGCTTCGCGGTGTCCTCGTTGCCGGAGACCGTCGCGAGCTGCACCGCCCGGCCCAGTTTCGCGGTCGCTCCGTCCAGGTCGCCGGCCTTGCGGGCGTCGAGTCCCTGCTGGATCACCCGGGCCAGCTCGGCCTGGCCCGTATAGTGCGCGACCTGCGGATTCATCGCCGTGGACGCCACCAGGTCGTCCGTCCACACCGCCCGCACCAGCCCCTGCGAGAGGGTCTGCGGAGCGCCACCGCCCGGGGGCGCGGGGAGGACCAGGGAGACGCGCGCCGCCAGCATCTCCTGGCCGAGCCGGGCCTCGGGAACCCTGACGCACACGTGATAATCGCGGGATTCGTCACCCCAGGAGCCGGTCGGATAGTCCCCGGCACGCGGTCCCGCCTGTGTCCGGCGCCCGGTCAGATCGGCGACCGCCGGAGCGACCTGCTTCACGAAGAGGATCTCGGTGTCCACCGGCGTCCAGAGTCGCAGCGCCACGTCCGCGACCTCCTTGCCCATGGCGTTCTCCATCATCCCCGTGAAGTCCGCGGCCAGCCCGGCCGGGTCGGCGACGATGTCGGCGGTGCCCAGCAGGGCGGAGGCGACGGCCGTGACCTCTTTCACCTCCCAGTCCGTGCCGACACCCCGGGCGTCACAGGTGAACCGGCCCGCGCAGGCGTCCAGCGCCGCCCGCAGGTCCTCCGGCGCCTCGTGCTCGTTGCGCCCGTCGGTCAGCAGGATGCCGTGCCGCAGACCCACCCCGGTGGTGCCGAACAGCCGGTCGGCGAGCCTGAGCCAGGTGCCGATCGCCGTACCGCCTCCCGCGCTCAGCCCGCGCAGCGCGTCCTTGGCCTGCGCCTTGGTCAGACGGTCGGCCTTGGCGAGCCGGCCATTGCCCGGGTAGACGTCCTTCGCCACGTGCGTACCGGCCACCACCGCGAAGAGGGTGCCGTCGCGCAGGGTGTCGATGGCCGCCGCCGTGGCGTCCCGGGCGTTGCGCATCTTCGTGGGCGGGTAGTCCATCGAGCCGGAGCAGTCGACCATGAGCACGACCGCCGTGTTCGACGCGGGCGCCACGCCCCCGGCGAGCGGCACACCCCCGGACGTGCCGCCGCCCGTGGACGTGACCGTGACGATCGCGTTGACCTCGCGGCCCCCCTCGGGGAGGTAGCTGTTCTGGTACACGTCCACGGAGAACTGCGGCTCTTGCGACTTGGAGAAGTTGGCCATGGAGCGGCTCCTCGGTGCCCCACCGGTGGGACGGATACGGGTGTGCGGTTGACGCACCGGACGACGTACCTGCCCGGGCGGGCGACCTCGCCGGGAACCTGGGTGCCCGGTGCGGGGAAGCGGCCGGGAAAGGCCGGAAAGCAGCTGTAAAACAGTCAGGATCGGTCGGGATCGGTCTGGGGTGGTCCGGAAGGCCTCAGGAGGCGGTCCGGGAGACGCCGGACGCGGCTTCGCGGGTGGCTGGGCGTCAGCCGGGAGCATCAGCCGGAGTGTGCCCCGGCGGGCTGTACGGCGAACGGCAGCAGCGCCACCGTTACGTTGTCGTGGCCCCCGCCGTCGAGCGCGTGGCCCACCAGCACCCGCGCACCGTGCAACGGGCGTTCGTGGGCGTCCCGGGGCAGGGCGGCGGCCATCTCCTCGGCGGTCTCCGCGTAGTTCCACAGACCGTCGGTGCAGACCACCACCGTGCCCGGCCGGTCCGGCTTGAACGCGGCGGTGTGCGGGTCGAGTTCGTAGGCGTCGGCGCCGAGCCAGCCGGTGATCGCGTGGGCGCGCTCGTCCGCGTACGCCTGCTCCTCGCTCATCAGCCCGGCCGCCACCATCTGCGCGGCCCAGGAGTCGTCCTCGGTGAGCCTGACGGGCTGCTCCGTACGGTCGGACGGCACCCAGTAGACGCGGCTGTCGCCGACCCAGCCGACGACCAGCAGACCACCGGCGGCGACCGCGCCGACCAGCGTGCAGGCCGGAGCGTTCTGGTGGCGGTGCGGGTCGTGCTCCGCCGCGCCCTCCTGCTCCTCGGCCAGGGCGTTGACTGCCCGGGAGGCCGCGACGATCGCGTCGTGCATCGCCTGCTGCGGGTGTTTGCCGCGCGGCAGCGACTCCAGGAGGGACTCGTCGGCGGCGGCAGCTGCGGCGGCCGAGGCCTCGTCGGGCCGGTGCGCCGAGGACACCCCGTCACAGACGATCGCGACGACGGCGGGCGAACCGTCCGGCAGTGCGGTGGCCGACACCGCGAAGGAGTCCTCGTTGCGGTGGTGGCGCAGTCCGCGGTCGCTGACCGCCGCGACCGGACCGAGCTCCCGCTCCATGTGGTCGCGTTCGCGCGGCTGGGCGTGGCCACAGGTCTCGCAGTACCCGTCGGCGTCGACCCGGCCGGCCCGGCAGGCGACACAGAGCCTCGCACCGGCGGCGGCGCCCGCCCCGGTCGCGGCGCCCGCACCGCGCGGGTCGGAGGCGGATGCGCCGCCCTCCGGAACGGCGGCCGGTGCGAGACCGGGGGTGGGTTCGGGTGCGGCGAGCTCGAAGTCCCCGGAGGCGTCGGTGCCGGTGGCGGAGCCCGCGCCGGTGCGCGGCTGTCCCGGCGCGGCCCGGTCGTCGTGCCGCACGGCGGGCGGTACGACGACCGGCGCGGCGGATGCGGCGAGTGCCGCCGGGGCGGCCGCACGGGCGGGCAGCGGGTGCCCCGCGGAGTCGACGCCCGGGAGGTCGGCCGGGCGGTGGACGGGCGCGGGCTGGTCCGAGGTGTCGGTCTCGGAGGCCTCCGGCCACTGGGTCGCCGCAGGCGTGGCCGGAGCCACCGGTGGCGCGGCCGGTACCGGAGGAGCCGACGGCGCAGGCGCAGGCGTGATCGCCATCGTCGGCCGGTCGCCCGGCCGTTCGGGCACGGCCGACAGGTCGTAGCCGCAGGCGCCGCAGAACAAATCGGCCGGCTCCAGCGGCTCCGCACAGCCGGGGCACGTCGGCAGGGAGGCCGTCTGCTGGTGGATCTGTGACATCTTCACACCCACGTCCGGGGGCGGAAACGGTTGGCCCGCTCCACCAGTTCGATCCTCTCGTCGCCCCGCTGAGCCAGCCGGGCGAGCATCCGATAAGAGCGTTCCAGCCCGAACCGGAGCCCCCGCTCGTCCAGTTCGCTGCCGAGCAGCTTCCGCGCGGCCGGCCCGGAGACCGCAGGGCCCGCGGACACCCGGGCGGGTCCTGTGGAGAGTACCCAGTCCAGCGCGGTCCCCAGCACCTCGGTCGAGAGCCGTTCGCGGCGCACCGCGTCCAGCCCCAGCCCGGCCAGTGCCGTGATCTGGTCCGACGCGGCCGCCAGGTCGTCCGCCAGCGGCTCCGCGGGGTCCCGCCCGCGCAGCCGCGCGCGGACCGAGGCGACCCGGGCGGCCGTGAAGTGGATCGAGGCGGCGGGCACCGACTCCAGCGTGCGTACCGCGCCGGTACGGTCCCCGGCGGCGAAGCGCACCCGGGCGAGCCCGAACGCGGCGCTGACGAAGCTCGGATCGGTGGTCCAGACGAGGTGGTAGTAGTCGGCGGCGTTGTCCAGCTGCCCCAGCACCTCCGCGCAGATCCCGAGCGCCAGCTTGGGCGCCGGTTCGCCCGGGAACGCGTCGTACACCGCGTCGAAGGAGAGCGCCGCGCGCTCGCGGTCGCCGGTCACCAGGGAGACCACCCCCCGGTACCAGACCACCCGCCAGTCGTCCGGGTACCGGGCCTCCAGCTCACCCAGCACATGGGCGGCCGCCGGGTACTCCGCCAGCTCCAGCAGGGCGCGCAGTTCGCGCAGCCGGGTCTCCGGCGAGGGGGCGGGGACGGTGCGCAGCGCGCCGATCAGCTCCGTGGGGGCCGCCGCCATCACCCCGGCCAGGAAGCCGGCGTTGGGGTCGCTCGCGTCGACGCGCGGCACCGGCAGCGAGAGCGCGGTGCGGCCCGCGTCGAGCCCGCCGAGCCACTGGCCGGCTCCGGCCGGTCCCGCGCCCGCACCGGACGGCGTCACCGGAGCGCCCGTCGCCGGGCGCGCCGCGGGGAGGTGCGGGCCGGCGGCCGAGGGGGCGCCGCCCCACGCCCGGCCCGCCGAGCCGCTCGCGTGGGTGGGCGGGGCCGTCAGCGCCGCCGCCGAGGGCTGAGGCTGGTACCCGGCCGGCACGTATCCGGCGGGCGGAGTGTGTCCGGAAGGCTGGGTGTGTCCGGACGACTGCGTGTGTGCCGGGGGAGGCGCGTACCCGGGGGCGGGCTGCGCGTACCCCGGGGGCTGCGGCCCGACCGCTCCGGTCCGGGCCGCAGGGACCGCGCCGTACGGGCCGGAGCCCACCGGCAGCGCCGCCGCGACCGCCGGGACGGCCGCGCCCGGGGCCACGGACCCGGTGGGCTTGCGGCTCCGCTTCGGGCGGCGCGCGGACGGGGCACGACGGCTGCCGAGGCGCGAGACGTCGCCGGTCAGCTCGGCGAACAACTCCGTGTCCGTCACCCGCAGTTCCGGGCCGAACAGGGTGGACAGGGCCGGGCGCGGGCGCCCCGACTGGAGCGAGACGACCTCCCGCAGCACCCCCGTCAGCTGCTCGGCCATCTCCTCCGCCGAGGCGAAACGCCGCGCGGGGTCGGGATCGGTGGCGCGTACCAGCAGCCGGTAGAAGGACTCGTACGTCCGGAAGACCTCTATGTTCTCCGGGTCCGGCAGCGAGTCCACGAAGACGTTGGTGTAGCCCTGGAAGTCGAAGGTGAGCACCGCGAGGGTGCGCGCCACCGTGTACAGGTCGGAGGCGACCGACGGGCCGACCTCCCCGACCTCGGGGGCCTGGTAGCCCACCGTGCCGTAGATGGCCGACTCCTCGTCGTCCATCCGGCGCACCGCGCCCATGTCGATCAGCTTGAGCTGGTTCTCCGTCTGGATCGCGTTGTCGACCTTGAAGTCGCAGTAGAGGAGGTTGCGGCTGTGCAGGTGGCCGAGCGCCTCCAGCGCCTCGATCCCGTACGCGCACGCCTGCTCCACCGGCAGCGGATCGCGCCTCCCGGACGGTGTGCGGCGGTCGTTGGCGATCTCCTTGAGGGCCTTGCCGCCGACGTACTCCATCACGATGTATCCGTCCAGCGAACCGGTCCGCTGGTCGAGGTGCTCGACGAAGTTGTAGATCCGGACGATGTTGGAGTGCTCGATCTCCGCGAGGAAGCGGCGCTCCGAGATCGCCGCCGCCATGGCGTCCTGGTCACCGGTGTCCAGCAGGCCCTTGAGGACCACCCAGCGGTCGGAGACGGCCCGGTCCACCGCGAGGTACACCCAGCCCAGCCCGCCGTGCGCGAGGCAGCCCGCCACTTCGTACTGCCCGTGCACCACGTCACCGCCGCGCAGCTTCGGTACGAAGGAGTACGGGTGTCCGCACTTGGTGCAGAACCCCTCCGTGCGGCCGGGCCGTTCGCCGCGCGCCCGGCCCACCGGCGCCCCGCAGTCCGAGCGCGAGCAGAACCGCTTCCGCTCGGGGACCTCCGGGTTCGCCATCACGGCCGCCCGCGGGTCGGGGCGCGGTACGTCCGGCACCTGCACCAGACCCGCGCCGAGGCGCCCCCGGCCGGAGGCCCCGGCCGAGGCGCCCGAGGCCCGCACCGACACGGACGGCGCGCTCCCCGCCCCGGCGGACAGGCCCCGCGACAGCCGGCCCGAGACGGACCGACGCGAGGTCGAGGACCGCGAGGAGGCGCGGGCCGAAGCGCGCGAACCGGCCGGCGAGGAGGCCGAACCGCCGCGCGCCGCACCCGCGATCCCGGTGGGCGGCGAGGCGACCATGCCGTTCGGGGAGACGACGGGGGCCAGACCGCAGGTGTCGCAGTACAGCTCCCCCTCGCCCATGTCCTCGTAGGAGCCCTCGCACGTGGGGCGCTGGCACCGGGTACTCATCGTGTCTCCCCCTCGTCGCGGGGCCGGTCCTCGGGCGAGGACGTCCGGCCCGGCGCCATCATCTCGGTGGCCGCGTGCTGGTAGCGCAGCACCGCCTGCCCGGCGACCCGCAGATCGCAGGGCGCGCTCCACAGCATCCGGCGGGCCGCGTCGTACCGCTCGATCAGCAGCGGGTCCTCCGCGAGCCCGTGCCGCGCCACCTTCGCGCGGTACGCGTCGAGCCGGCCCCGCAGCTCCGCCCGCACGGCGAGCGGCGCGGTGACCGAGGTCAGCGACTCGCGGGCGCGCAGCAGTTCCTCCTCCGCCTCCCGCTCCAACTGTTCGAGCAGCGGCGGGAGCCGGTGCCAGCGGGCGTGCCTGCGGTGCTCGGAGGCGGCGGCCAGCCGCTCCTGGAGCGCGGTCGGCGGGCCGCTGACCGCCGGCACCTCCGAGGCCGCGATCTTCGCCAGTACCTCGACCCGGGCGACCCGCGCTTCGGCCAGCGTGCGGTCCGCGCGCGACAGCACGTCCCGCAGCCGCGCGAGCCGGTGTTCGGCGTCCCGCCGGACGGCGAGGACCGCCTCGATCTCCCGTCGCACCTCCTCCAGCGCGAGGGCCGCCCGGTCGTACCGCGCGGTGTCCGCGCGACCGCCGCCCGGCGCCGCGCTGCCGGAGCCCGGCAGCCAGAACGCCAGCGGGTCGGCGATGACCTGGGCCCGCAGCCCGGCCAGCTCCTGGGTGATCGACTCCAGGTCGTCGCCGGACGGGTGCTCGCCCGGCCTGACCCCGACGGAGTGGGCCAGCGAGCGGGTGCGGTGGAGTTCGGCGGCGAGCAGGTCGATCCGGGCGGGCAGCGCCGACCAGACGGAGTCGGAGGCCACCACCATGTCCAGCGAGCGCGCGTAGAGCGTGTTCATCCGGCCCACCAGCTCCTCCAGCGAGAAGCGCTCGGCGAGCCGGGCCGGACCGGCGACCGAGGGATCGGGCGCCACCGCCCCGTGCGCCACGGTGATCTCCCTGCCCCGGAGCAGCCCGGTGAGGGTCTGCAGGTCGTCCCGGTTGGGGTGCCGCCTGCGGGCGCGCACCGCGCGCGCCTCACCGAGCGCGTCGGCGTACGCGTCGAAGTACCCCCAGAGCAGGGTGATCGAGCGCTCGGTGGTCGCCCAGCGCTCCTTGGTCACCCCGGTCAGGTCGGCGCCCTCCAGCAGACGCCGGCCCGCGTGGTCCTGCAGGGCGAGGAGCGAGGTCTCGATCGCCTCGTGCTCCGCGCCGAGCCGGGCCAGCGCACGGTCCGCCTCGTCCCGGTCCATGACCGGTCCCGGGGGCCTTGCCGCGTAGCCGGGAAAGGGTCCCGCGACGCCCATCGCTCACCTCTCCGCTCTCCCCGACGGCCCGTGGGCCCGCCGGGATCAGTTGCTCCGGTACGTGGGCGCCGGGGGCGCCGTGATGCCGGGCAGTCCGGCCTCCAGCCACGTGCGGTACGAGCGCATCCACGGGCTCCCCGCACCGCCGCCGCGGTAGTCCGCCAGCACCTGGTTGACCCGGGCCACCAGGTCGTCGGAGCCGAGCTTGGCGGCGACACCGTAGTACTCCGTGGTGAACGGGCCGCCCTTGAGCTCCACCGTCGGGTCCTGGGCCACCTGGCCCGCCGCCAGCGCGTTGTCCGTCACCACGGCGTCCACCTCGCCGAGCTGGAGCCGTACCAGGCAGTCGAGCTGACTGGGAACGGTCAGCCGGTCCTCGTCCTCGGCGGTGCCGTCGTGCGCGTCCTCGAAGACCGCGCCGTACGACTGCTTCCTCAGGGCCTCGTAGGCGGTGGAGCCCTCGGCGGTGCAGACCCGCTTCCCACGCAGCGAGGCGTTGTACCCGGTGATGTCCGAGGCCACCGGGGCGAGCACCTGCTGACCCGCCTGGAAGTAGGCGGTGGAGAACGCGACCTGCTTCAGCCGCGCGCAGTTGATCGTCATCGTCCGCACCACCACGTCGACCCGGCCGCTCTCCAGCGCCGCGATCCGCTGGCTGGTCGGGATGGCGCGGAACACCACCTTGGAGGAGTCGCCGAGGATGTCCCGGGCGATGGCCCGGACGAGGTCGATGTCGAAGCCCTCCAGCTTCCCGGTCGCCGGATTGCGGTAACCCCAGCGGTAGCTGTTCTGGTCCACCCCGGCGATGAGCTTGCCGCGCTCCTTGATCCGCGCCACCCCCGGCCCGTCGGTCCGGGACGGCGGCAGGCTCGCCTCCGGCTCGTCGCAGGTGTCCGCGCGCACCTGGGTGGCCGGGGCCGCACCCGGTCCGGAGCCGCCGGCGAAGGAGCCGGAGGTCTCGTGCCCGAGCGGCAGCAGGGCGAACAGGGCGGTGAGCACACAGGCCACGGCCATGGCCGTCACCCCGCCCCAGCCGCGCAGGCCGCCCCCGCCGGTCCGTGTCCACGTCGGTGTCCGTGTCATCGTCTCTCCTCCCCCCGCTCCTGCCTGAGCCGGCTCCGCGGCCGGTACGGGTGCTCGCTCGTTCACCGGTACTCCCCGAGTCTCCGGCCGGTCCCCGTGATCGCGGCGACCGCTCCCAGCAACGCCAGGACCCCCGCCCCGACCGGCAGCCCGTCCAGTGCGCCGCGGCCCTTCCCGGCCGCCGCGTCGAACTGCTCCTGCTCGTGGGCCAGGGCCGTCTCCAGGGCCGCGTCCACCTTCGAGAAGCACTCGCCGGTGGAGTCCTTCGCCCCGACGACCAGGGCGAGCGCGCCCTCGTAGTCCCCGCCGTCGTCGGTCGCGCGGGCGTCGGCGTGGCGCTTCTGCCACTCCGTCACGCTGCCGACGGCGGTCGCCACCGGGGCGCTCCCGAGGTCGTCGTCCGCCAGCTTCCCCGCCCTGTCCAGCTCGGTGCGGAGCGTGTCCATGTCCGAGGCGTAGTCGGTCTGGTACTGGTCGGCGGAACCGTCGGCGGTGAGCACCGCGCCCCGGGCGACCAGGGTGAGGTTCTCGTTGGCGCGCGCCTTGAGGGAGGCGATCCGGGCATCGTTCAGCACGTCGAGCGAGGCCTGGCCGTTCGTCATGGCGTCGTGCAGCTCGGTCCTGGCCAGCGTCTGGCCGACGGCCAGCCACACCAGTACGGCGGCGGTCGCGGCGGTCGCGGCGAGCAGGCCGGGGCTGAAGACCCGGTTGGT
The DNA window shown above is from Streptomyces sp. NBC_00247 and carries:
- a CDS encoding PP2C family protein-serine/threonine phosphatase, with translation MSQIHQQTASLPTCPGCAEPLEPADLFCGACGYDLSAVPERPGDRPTMAITPAPAPSAPPVPAAPPVAPATPAATQWPEASETDTSDQPAPVHRPADLPGVDSAGHPLPARAAAPAALAASAAPVVVPPAVRHDDRAAPGQPRTGAGSATGTDASGDFELAAPEPTPGLAPAAVPEGGASASDPRGAGAATGAGAAAGARLCVACRAGRVDADGYCETCGHAQPRERDHMERELGPVAAVSDRGLRHHRNEDSFAVSATALPDGSPAVVAIVCDGVSSAHRPDEASAAAAAAADESLLESLPRGKHPQQAMHDAIVAASRAVNALAEEQEGAAEHDPHRHQNAPACTLVGAVAAGGLLVVGWVGDSRVYWVPSDRTEQPVRLTEDDSWAAQMVAAGLMSEEQAYADERAHAITGWLGADAYELDPHTAAFKPDRPGTVVVCTDGLWNYAETAEEMAAALPRDAHERPLHGARVLVGHALDGGGHDNVTVALLPFAVQPAGAHSG
- a CDS encoding LysR family transcriptional regulator, with the translated sequence MELRQLRSFAAVVEHRTVTGAAVALGLAPSSVSQQIRTLETALGVTLFVRGPGGMELTPAGQRMRGWARSLLDTAEQAVHDVRTGRRNLRLGALETLAGSHVPLILTRLAERRPGLDVDVRSDRTREGLFADVVAGRLDAALLLDSGEEIGALGFPPPAEPLAFVDLDPVPLVLVSAPGHPLAGRTALTPADLDGVRLLVNVPECSFWMAGERALGAGPERIRAGGVPVMRAWAEHGLGISLLPRFAVADSLRTGVLVPLGLPLPDLCLRLVWRADRESALPGLRETLYAAAGPYPDARPGHP
- a CDS encoding vWA domain-containing protein, translating into MANFSKSQEPQFSVDVYQNSYLPEGGREVNAIVTVTSTGGGTSGGVPLAGGVAPASNTAVVLMVDCSGSMDYPPTKMRNARDATAAAIDTLRDGTLFAVVAGTHVAKDVYPGNGRLAKADRLTKAQAKDALRGLSAGGGTAIGTWLRLADRLFGTTGVGLRHGILLTDGRNEHEAPEDLRAALDACAGRFTCDARGVGTDWEVKEVTAVASALLGTADIVADPAGLAADFTGMMENAMGKEVADVALRLWTPVDTEILFVKQVAPAVADLTGRRTQAGPRAGDYPTGSWGDESRDYHVCVRVPEARLGQEMLAARVSLVLPAPPGGGAPQTLSQGLVRAVWTDDLVASTAMNPQVAHYTGQAELARVIQQGLDARKAGDLDGATAKLGRAVQLATVSGNEDTAKLLSKVVDVVDAATGTVRLKAKVAEADEMTLETRSTKTVRVKK
- a CDS encoding methyltransferase domain-containing protein, which translates into the protein MGARARETRDPFEAEGAAARQAMVRLIVAGGGLRDLGWRAAFEDVPRHLFVPYYYEGGLLGAVRLWCEDADPVRREQWLRGAYADGPLATRMKDGELVSSSSQPSLMALMLDELDVRDGQTVLEIGAGTGYNAALLAHRLGDRAVTTVDLDPEITESARRHLAAAGYRPTVVTGDGARGCPGRSPYDRIIATCTLPLIPEDWLAQCAPDARVLAPFATGLISLRVRDSAGGRRAEGHFLHTPAFFVPLRGTPERTGGPARRMTGNDLFSFLLTLAGGSLGADEAMNLWEGEGRPGRERFGLTVDRDRQWAWLDDPEGPYVWPLTGHQGR
- a CDS encoding FHA domain-containing protein; the encoded protein is MPTCPNGHQSGSEDWCEVCGHRMTGAGTPGAVPPPPPPPPAPGYGYPQGPGPGGQPTAGVELCPQCRTPREPGGPFCEECRWNFLTNTATSYTPLAPQPGAGGGQAPGLNLPPGFQAQPGPRQAPPAPHAPGPQPPQPRDPFEYQGSRPSQLNRPAEPLVPDRDGRQAPPSAFQQNQQPPAFPQAQQGRPGPQEQQSPFPQAGQPQFPGQPGHPGHPGQQSFPQNQPGQPGQQGPPPAAFQQGPPAAYQQSPPQAFQQSAPPAPGPSSPPEADDWMLPPPSQAQGRTQAPHAPAHQQPPHPFQQQSPQQVAFSPPFPGQGGFPGAQAGPGGPGAQGGPGGQAGPGGQEPQRAATWTAVIAPDRDYFLAMMQRSGPEATGLNLPAYSPEQHLELAGSQVTIGRRRHSTGESPDIDLSVPPEDPGVSHQHAILVKQPDGGWAVVDQNSTNGTTLNGAEDPIQPYVPVPLQDGDQVHVGAWTTITVRRG